The segment CGATACGGCCCGTAACGCCAAGCCGCACCTTTGATGCTGGGTCCAGTTCGACTATCCGGTCAACCCCTCATCCGATGGAATTCCTCGTCGGCCGAGGTGCAGACGATCGGTTGAGGTTGACGACACATCACAGACGCGCTTACCCAGGAGGGTTCATCGTACTAGTGTACGAAGATCGCGGAGCAGGGTGCGAGCAAGAGCCAGCTAAAGGGGTGTTGCGATGAGTAAGCCAACGCGGGTATTGAGCTGGGTCTTCCGGCCGGCCGTGAATCGACCGGCCGACATTCAGACGCTAGCGGGTGCCTCGATCTTCGAGGTAGGCCATGCCGGGGCGGACGGCACAGCGTTGGTGGTGCTGCGGGACGGCTCGCGGGTCCGGGCGCAGCGGTCGGAGATCGTCATGGAGTAACCCCTCCGCAGCCCCTTGCGCTCGGATCAGTCGGTGGTACCGGTCAGCCGGGGGTCAGGAGGTAGGCGAGGACGGCTCCCGCGACCAGGAAGGGCCCGAAAGGCAGATGTCCAGCCTGCGCGGTTCGATGTCGGACCTGGGCGACGGCGAACGGAAATGCGAGCAAGTAGGGCAACATCAGGCTCAGCGCGACCGCTTGCCAGCCGCTGGCAGCGAGTGCCGCGCCCAGGGTTGCGGCAAGGCGGACGTCGCCCATCCCGACCTGGCTCGGCGTCAACAGCGCCAGCAATAGATAGAGGGTGCCGACGACGAGGCCGCCGGCCATGGTGGCGAGTAACAGCTGGGGTCGATCTTCCAGCCACGCCGCGAAGCCGGCACACACGATCACGATGGCCGCCAGCGCACCGACGAGCCGGGTCGGCAGCCGCCGGACGGCGAGGTCGATGAGCGACAGCAGGATGCCGGCTTGGACGAGCAGGAGCCAACCGGCCAGCAGGACGGCCCGGCCACCGCTGGTATCCGCTGTTCGCCAGCACAGGGCCGCGCCTGTTATCGCCGCCAGTAGGCCGACGATCCACCGGTGATCGGGGCTGGCGCAGCAGGATGCGGCGAGCTGGAACCATCCTCGCCAGCCGACGGTAAATGGCGTACCGCACACGCTGCATGCGGTTCGGGGCGATTCGCCCTGGGCGACGGCCAGCCGGTAGGCGACCTGGGGCCACCATGCCGCTGTCGCGCCGCTCGCCGCTGCTATCGCGAGGATCAGGCCGAGGGGCAGCTCGGTTGGGGATTCGGCCACCGTTGTCACCGTTGCCAGTGTGGGGTGAGGTGGCCGGGATTCACGGCGCTTCCGTCGGCACTGGTTGGATCCGTTGCTCGCTGGCGGGCACGGCGTTGCCGTTGTGGCTCAGATAGGGGTGGCCGGAAGACGGTCGGCCGTAGGTGAGCTGGTGCCGGGGCCGGCTCATGGCTGGTGCGAGCGGTCACCGGAGCTGCGGTTGTCGTCCCACTGGGACATTCCCTTGACGAAGGCGTCGAGGGCAGGGATGACGAATTCACCCATGGGCGTCAGTGCATAGTGGACGCCATCGCCGTCGTTCGGATGGCGCACCAGGCCGTGTTCAACGAGCCGTGCGACAGCGTCGCCGTGAGTCTTCGCGTTGTAGTTGCCGACGTCTCGTTGCAGTTCGTTGAA is part of the Actinoplanes sp. NBC_00393 genome and harbors:
- a CDS encoding prepilin peptidase, with amino-acid sequence MTTVAESPTELPLGLILAIAAASGATAAWWPQVAYRLAVAQGESPRTACSVCGTPFTVGWRGWFQLAASCCASPDHRWIVGLLAAITGAALCWRTADTSGGRAVLLAGWLLLVQAGILLSLIDLAVRRLPTRLVGALAAIVIVCAGFAAWLEDRPQLLLATMAGGLVVGTLYLLLALLTPSQVGMGDVRLAATLGAALAASGWQAVALSLMLPYLLAFPFAVAQVRHRTAQAGHLPFGPFLVAGAVLAYLLTPG
- a CDS encoding winged helix-turn-helix transcriptional regulator, with the protein product MDFNPIYDTLKLLGYRWTLEILASLAQSPKRFNELQRDVGNYNAKTHGDAVARLVEHGLVRHPNDGDGVHYALTPMGEFVIPALDAFVKGMSQWDDNRSSGDRSHQP